One window of the Rhodococcus sovatensis genome contains the following:
- the rfbB gene encoding dTDP-glucose 4,6-dehydratase, which produces MRLLVTGGAGFIGANFVHLTVAERPDVEITVLDALTYAGNRASLAPVADKIDFVEGDIADKDLVDDLVQKTDLVVHFAAESHNDNSLANPWPFVHTNVIGTTTLLQAVREYDVRYHHISTDEVYGDLELDDPARFTESTPYNPSSPYSSTKASSDLLVRAWARSFGVRATISNCSNNYGPYQHVEKFIPRQITNILSGLRPKLYGAGQNVRDWIHVDDHNSAVWTIIDKGALGETYLIGADGEKNNREVLETILEETGQAADAFDFVTDRPGHDLRYAIDSTKLRTELGWTPQYVDFRSGLKATVDWYRDNENWWRPQKDATESGYARTESVLS; this is translated from the coding sequence ATGAGACTGCTCGTGACCGGGGGCGCCGGGTTCATCGGCGCGAACTTCGTCCATCTGACCGTCGCCGAGCGTCCTGACGTCGAGATCACCGTCCTCGACGCCCTCACGTACGCGGGCAACCGGGCATCGCTCGCCCCCGTCGCAGACAAGATCGATTTCGTCGAAGGCGACATCGCCGACAAGGACCTGGTCGACGACCTGGTGCAGAAGACGGATCTAGTCGTCCATTTCGCCGCCGAATCACACAACGACAACAGCCTCGCGAACCCTTGGCCGTTCGTGCACACCAACGTCATCGGTACCACGACGTTGCTTCAGGCCGTGCGTGAATATGACGTTCGCTACCACCACATTTCCACCGACGAGGTCTACGGTGACCTCGAACTGGACGATCCGGCGCGCTTCACCGAATCCACCCCGTACAACCCGTCGAGCCCCTATTCCTCGACCAAGGCGTCGAGTGATCTGTTGGTGCGGGCGTGGGCGCGATCGTTCGGCGTACGCGCGACAATCTCCAACTGCTCCAACAACTATGGCCCATATCAGCACGTCGAGAAGTTCATTCCACGGCAGATCACGAACATCTTGTCGGGCCTGCGCCCGAAGCTCTATGGTGCAGGGCAGAACGTACGTGACTGGATCCATGTCGACGACCACAACAGCGCCGTCTGGACCATTATCGACAAGGGCGCGCTCGGCGAGACCTACCTCATCGGCGCCGACGGTGAGAAGAACAACCGTGAGGTTCTCGAGACCATCCTCGAAGAGACCGGGCAGGCCGCCGACGCTTTCGACTTCGTCACCGACCGCCCGGGCCACGACCTTCGATATGCGATCGACTCCACCAAACTGCGCACCGAACTGGGCTGGACCCCGCAGTACGTCGACTTCCGTAGCGGACTGAAAGCGACTGTCGACTGGTACCGAGACAACGAGAACTGGTGGCGGCCGCAGAAGGATGCGACCGAAAGTGGTTACGCCCGAACGGAGTCCGTGCTCTCCTAG
- a CDS encoding glycosyltransferase family A protein has product MSPRVSVVVPAYNNAEYIGETIESILDQTFTDFELVIADHSSTDETLAVVEKYDDSRIRVLTTETGGGAKRNWDRVTAEATGELVKLVCGDDTIFPSSLEAQVAAFDEHPSAVLVASQRTLIDANGKTVIAARGLGGLSGLVSGRVAARTAVRAGANIFGEPGCVMMKLSALREIGLWDNSHPYLIDQATFIGVALQGDVVAIERPLATFRINSGQWSVELATQQARQAADFHRSLGAAEPGLLSAMDIRLGNVKALATSFMRRAVYLLLRHRMSKS; this is encoded by the coding sequence ATGAGCCCTCGTGTATCAGTCGTCGTACCCGCATACAACAACGCGGAATATATCGGGGAGACAATCGAATCCATTCTCGATCAGACGTTCACCGACTTCGAACTCGTCATCGCCGATCACTCTTCGACCGACGAGACACTCGCCGTTGTGGAGAAGTACGACGATTCGCGCATTCGAGTGCTCACGACCGAGACAGGCGGTGGTGCGAAACGGAACTGGGATCGCGTCACTGCCGAGGCGACAGGCGAATTGGTCAAGCTCGTCTGCGGTGACGACACGATCTTTCCCAGTTCGCTCGAAGCTCAGGTCGCAGCGTTCGACGAGCACCCGTCGGCCGTTCTCGTGGCGTCACAACGCACGTTGATCGACGCGAACGGAAAGACGGTGATCGCCGCCCGCGGGCTCGGTGGATTGTCCGGGCTCGTATCGGGGCGCGTCGCTGCCCGGACTGCAGTACGCGCGGGCGCCAACATCTTCGGCGAGCCAGGCTGCGTCATGATGAAGTTGTCGGCGCTACGAGAGATCGGCCTGTGGGACAACAGCCACCCGTACCTCATCGATCAGGCCACGTTCATCGGCGTCGCGCTACAGGGTGACGTTGTCGCCATCGAGCGGCCGCTGGCCACGTTCCGCATCAACTCCGGTCAGTGGAGCGTCGAACTCGCGACCCAGCAGGCGCGACAAGCGGCCGACTTCCACCGTTCGCTCGGAGCTGCCGAGCCAGGCCTTCTGTCCGCGATGGATATTCGACTCGGCAACGTCAAGGCCCTCGCTACCTCGTTCATGCGCCGCGCAGTCTACCTACTGCTGCGTCACCGTATGTCGAAAAGCTAG
- a CDS encoding GtrA family protein produces the protein MTESHTPPPPAGMSGSPGPLMRIIKNQALAFLLVGGVNTALGTAWFIVFQLLIGEQYGYHAAIVLGYLCNVLCAFAMYRYLVFRVRGHFFKDLVRFFIVNFGAFVANISLMTVAVSLLHFPPIPSQLVVTAIMAVASFFGYRDFSFRRKTTT, from the coding sequence ATGACCGAATCGCACACACCTCCGCCGCCGGCCGGCATGTCCGGCTCACCCGGCCCGCTGATGCGGATCATCAAGAATCAGGCACTCGCGTTTCTGCTGGTTGGCGGCGTCAACACCGCACTGGGTACCGCTTGGTTCATCGTCTTCCAATTGCTGATCGGTGAACAGTACGGCTATCACGCTGCAATTGTCCTCGGCTACCTCTGTAATGTACTGTGCGCCTTCGCAATGTACCGATACCTGGTGTTCCGAGTCAGAGGACACTTCTTCAAAGATCTGGTGCGATTCTTCATCGTCAACTTCGGCGCCTTCGTCGCGAACATCTCGTTGATGACCGTGGCGGTTTCGCTTCTGCACTTCCCACCGATCCCATCGCAATTGGTCGTCACCGCGATCATGGCCGTCGCCAGCTTCTTCGGCTATCGGGATTTTTCGTTTCGTAGAAAGACAACCACATGA
- a CDS encoding dTDP-4-dehydrorhamnose 3,5-epimerase — protein sequence MSFRELKIAGAYEYTPRQFGDDRGVFFEWFKSSAFTDAVGRPLTLEQANCSVSAAGVLRGIHFTDTPPGQAKYVTAVTGAFLDVIVDLRVGSPTFGQWDSVLIDDVDRRAVYLPEGLGHAILSLEDGSTVMYLCSIEYTPSLDRDIDPLDPDLGIDWPTLARDGSPLEYQLSDKDRAAPSLADAIAAGYLPKFQD from the coding sequence ATGAGTTTTCGTGAATTGAAGATCGCTGGTGCGTACGAGTACACCCCTCGTCAGTTCGGTGACGATCGTGGTGTGTTCTTCGAGTGGTTCAAATCCTCGGCGTTCACCGACGCGGTCGGTCGGCCCTTGACGTTGGAGCAGGCGAATTGTTCGGTCTCCGCGGCCGGGGTGCTGCGTGGGATCCATTTCACCGATACCCCGCCTGGGCAGGCGAAGTACGTCACTGCGGTGACGGGTGCCTTCCTGGATGTGATCGTCGACTTGCGGGTGGGGTCGCCGACGTTCGGGCAGTGGGACAGTGTGCTCATCGACGATGTCGATCGGCGTGCGGTGTATCTGCCGGAAGGGTTGGGGCATGCGATCTTGTCGCTCGAGGACGGATCGACGGTGATGTACCTGTGCTCGATCGAGTACACCCCGTCCCTGGACCGCGACATCGATCCGTTGGATCCTGATCTGGGTATCGACTGGCCGACCCTCGCACGCGACGGATCCCCGCTCGAGTACCAACTCTCCGACAAGGACCGTGCGGCACCCTCACTCGCCGACGCCATCGCCGCCGGTTATCTGCCGAAGTTCCAGGACTGA
- a CDS encoding NAD(P)-dependent oxidoreductase, with amino-acid sequence MSTHCTWVIGSGGLLGSSVARELRRRGHRVRTSAIPWADHESAKSRLLQECTDFFDVTGEDSWNIVWAAGAGVNGTTADQFALENELVTDILTKVSTVAGERRGNGTFFLASSAGGVYAGSTGAPHNEATQPVPLGDYGRAKLDSEAIAQDFGVRTGIDVVIGRFANLYGPGQNLGKPQGLISHLCRGYLMASPVSIYVPMDTLRDYLFVTDAAEMVADTLELPPPRSSSPMTKIYASGSAVTIGSILGACRTVFRRRPNVVLAASPLAAFQGRDLRLRSTVLTDIDRRTHRTLPAGIASTLHATRQALAAGR; translated from the coding sequence GTGAGCACGCACTGCACCTGGGTCATCGGAAGCGGAGGGCTTCTCGGTTCCTCGGTGGCCCGGGAACTTCGACGCCGGGGACACCGAGTCCGAACGAGTGCCATCCCGTGGGCAGATCATGAATCGGCGAAATCGCGTCTACTGCAAGAATGTACCGACTTCTTCGACGTCACCGGTGAAGACTCGTGGAACATCGTGTGGGCCGCCGGCGCCGGCGTCAACGGAACGACGGCAGACCAATTCGCACTCGAAAACGAACTCGTCACCGACATTCTCACCAAGGTGAGCACCGTGGCCGGTGAACGCCGCGGCAACGGTACCTTCTTTCTCGCATCGTCGGCGGGCGGCGTCTATGCAGGCTCGACGGGTGCGCCACACAACGAAGCGACGCAACCGGTTCCGCTCGGCGACTACGGCCGAGCGAAGCTCGACTCCGAGGCGATCGCCCAGGACTTCGGCGTTCGAACAGGAATCGACGTCGTCATCGGACGCTTCGCGAATTTGTACGGTCCTGGACAGAACCTCGGTAAGCCGCAGGGACTGATCTCGCATCTGTGCCGCGGGTATCTGATGGCGTCCCCGGTTTCGATCTACGTTCCTATGGACACTCTCCGCGACTATCTCTTCGTCACGGACGCCGCCGAAATGGTGGCTGACACACTGGAATTACCGCCGCCGCGATCCTCGTCGCCGATGACGAAGATCTACGCCTCGGGTTCCGCTGTCACCATCGGATCGATCCTCGGGGCGTGCCGCACCGTGTTTCGTCGACGTCCTAACGTCGTCCTCGCCGCGTCACCCCTCGCCGCATTTCAAGGCCGCGACCTTCGGTTGCGGTCGACCGTGCTCACCGACATCGATCGACGGACACACAGGACATTGCCCGCCGGTATCGCGTCGACGTTGCATGCGACTCGACAGGCTTTGGCGGCAGGGCGATGA
- the rfbA gene encoding glucose-1-phosphate thymidylyltransferase RfbA, giving the protein MRGIILAGGTGSRLHPITMGVSKQLVPVYDKPMIYYPLSTLILANIRDILIITTAQDSEQFQRLLGDGSQFGINLTYKVQHTPNGLAQAFVLGADHIGSEGAALVLGDNIFYGPGLGSQLGRFEAIEGGAVFAYEVKDPSAYGVIEFDASGRAVSLEEKPKVPKSNYSVPGLYFYDNDVLAIARDLQPSARGEYEITDVNRHYLDAGRLAVQVLPRGTAWLDTGTFDSLLDASNYVRTIEQRQGLKIGAPEEVSWRRGFISDDELRERAEKLVKSGYGQYLLDLLDRRQ; this is encoded by the coding sequence ATGCGGGGAATCATTTTGGCGGGCGGTACCGGGTCGCGTCTTCATCCGATCACGATGGGTGTGAGCAAGCAGCTTGTTCCGGTCTACGACAAGCCGATGATCTACTACCCGCTGTCGACGCTGATTCTGGCGAACATTCGTGACATCTTGATCATCACCACTGCGCAGGACTCGGAGCAGTTCCAACGTCTGCTCGGTGACGGCTCGCAGTTCGGCATCAACCTGACCTACAAGGTCCAGCACACCCCGAACGGTCTCGCTCAGGCGTTCGTCCTCGGTGCCGATCACATCGGGTCCGAGGGTGCTGCGTTGGTGCTCGGTGACAACATCTTCTACGGCCCGGGGCTGGGCTCGCAGTTGGGTAGGTTCGAGGCGATCGAGGGCGGCGCGGTGTTCGCCTACGAGGTCAAGGACCCCAGTGCGTACGGCGTCATCGAATTCGACGCGTCCGGGCGGGCGGTGTCGTTGGAGGAGAAGCCGAAGGTCCCCAAGTCGAACTACTCGGTGCCGGGTCTGTACTTCTACGACAACGATGTCCTGGCCATCGCCCGGGATCTGCAGCCGTCGGCGCGGGGGGAATACGAGATCACCGACGTCAACCGGCACTATCTCGATGCGGGCCGGTTGGCGGTGCAGGTGCTGCCGCGTGGGACGGCGTGGCTCGACACCGGTACCTTCGATTCGCTGCTCGATGCCTCCAATTACGTGCGCACCATCGAGCAGCGTCAGGGTCTCAAGATCGGGGCGCCGGAGGAAGTGTCGTGGCGTCGAGGGTTCATCAGCGACGACGAACTCCGCGAGCGGGCGGAGAAGCTCGTCAAATCCGGATACGGGCAGTACCTGCTCGACCTCCTCGACCGCCGTCAGTGA
- a CDS encoding glycosyltransferase — protein sequence MSIVVPVYQGERTLRALIDEILPLTSRTYSPSGRPLVVEEVLLVFDHGPDGSADVIRELVSDHSFVRGVWLSRNFGQHPATLAGMASSGGEWIVTMDEDGQHDPADIGGLLDTALDRQSSVVYAKPTNAAPHGLWRNAASRGSKWLIATAMGADSTVSYQSYRLVLGEVGRSVAAYAGSEAYLDVALGWIAGEVTTSPVELREEHGRRSGYNVRTLLSHFWRMVLSSGTKGLRLVSFIGVAFAILGLVLVLWVLASYLLFDVGTEVQGWASTMVILLFGFGATLFSLGVVAEYVGVNVKTAMGKPPYLIVADPADGPLGRTATRPEPPEHTTPT from the coding sequence ATTTCCATCGTGGTGCCGGTCTACCAGGGTGAGCGGACACTGCGGGCCCTCATCGACGAGATCCTTCCGCTGACCTCACGCACGTACTCACCGTCCGGCAGGCCGCTCGTCGTCGAGGAAGTACTCCTCGTGTTCGATCATGGACCCGACGGCTCGGCCGACGTCATTCGCGAACTCGTGAGTGACCACTCGTTCGTGCGGGGAGTGTGGCTCAGCCGAAACTTCGGGCAGCATCCCGCAACCCTCGCCGGTATGGCGTCGAGCGGCGGCGAGTGGATCGTCACGATGGACGAGGACGGACAGCACGACCCAGCCGACATCGGCGGGTTACTCGACACAGCCCTCGATCGTCAGTCGTCGGTGGTCTACGCGAAGCCGACCAACGCCGCACCGCACGGCTTGTGGCGCAACGCCGCATCGCGGGGGTCGAAGTGGCTCATCGCCACGGCAATGGGCGCCGACAGCACGGTCAGCTACCAGAGCTACCGACTCGTCCTCGGTGAGGTCGGCCGATCCGTCGCCGCCTACGCAGGTTCCGAGGCCTACCTCGACGTCGCCCTCGGGTGGATCGCAGGCGAGGTCACCACCAGTCCGGTCGAGCTGCGCGAGGAGCACGGCCGACGCTCGGGTTACAACGTACGCACACTGCTCTCGCACTTCTGGCGCATGGTTCTGTCCAGCGGCACCAAGGGTCTTCGGCTGGTCAGCTTCATCGGCGTCGCCTTCGCGATTCTCGGTCTCGTGCTCGTACTGTGGGTGCTGGCGTCGTATCTGCTGTTCGACGTGGGCACGGAAGTACAGGGCTGGGCATCGACGATGGTCATCTTGCTGTTCGGCTTCGGAGCGACCCTGTTCTCGCTGGGCGTCGTCGCGGAATACGTCGGCGTCAACGTCAAGACAGCCATGGGCAAACCGCCCTACCTCATCGTCGCCGACCCGGCCGACGGGCCGCTCGGCCGTACCGCGACTCGGCCCGAGCCACCAGAACACACAACACCCACGTGA